From one Pseudomonas sp. B21-048 genomic stretch:
- a CDS encoding sulfite exporter TauE/SafE family protein encodes MYLVFGAALGTLGGLFGIGGGLVAIPLLGVWFGLDQQIAQGTALVMVVPNVMLALWRYHQRNRIELRHALPLASMGFCFAWIGSIWAVGIDAQTMRLGFVAFLIALSAYNLMRMFTANAPASAQMRYSWPWLGVLGAASGTMGGLFGVGGAVVATPVLTSLFGTTQVVAQGLALALALPSTGVTLATYAVHHQVHWAIGVPLAIGGLMSISWGVRIAHALPERLLRGLFCGFLVVCAVMLAFKV; translated from the coding sequence ATGTATCTGGTTTTTGGCGCGGCCTTGGGAACCCTCGGCGGCCTGTTCGGCATTGGGGGCGGATTGGTCGCGATCCCGCTGCTGGGCGTGTGGTTCGGTCTCGATCAGCAGATTGCCCAAGGCACGGCGCTGGTGATGGTGGTGCCAAACGTGATGCTGGCGCTGTGGCGCTATCACCAGCGCAATCGCATCGAATTGCGGCATGCGCTGCCACTGGCTTCAATGGGGTTCTGCTTTGCCTGGATCGGTTCGATCTGGGCGGTGGGTATCGATGCGCAAACCATGCGCCTGGGCTTCGTCGCCTTTCTGATCGCGCTGTCGGCCTACAACCTGATGCGAATGTTCACCGCCAACGCACCGGCCTCTGCGCAAATGCGCTATTCCTGGCCGTGGCTGGGTGTGCTCGGCGCGGCTTCCGGGACGATGGGCGGGCTATTTGGAGTGGGCGGGGCGGTGGTGGCAACGCCGGTGTTGACCAGCCTGTTCGGCACCACCCAAGTGGTTGCCCAGGGTTTGGCGCTGGCGCTGGCGTTGCCGAGTACGGGCGTCACCCTGGCGACTTATGCGGTGCACCATCAGGTGCATTGGGCGATCGGTGTGCCGTTGGCGATCGGTGGACTGATGAGCATCAGTTGGGGCGTGAGAATTGCCCACGCATTGCCGGAGCGACTCCTGCGCGGGCTGTTCTGTGGTTTTCTGGTGGTCTGCGCAGTGATGCTCGCGTTTAAAGTTTGA